The genomic interval CCTGGGCCACCGTGCTGCCTGTCGCCGGTCTGAACGCCTACGACATCCTGCGCCACGAGCGCCTGGTGATCGACGCCGTTGTGCTGGAGCCCGCGCAGGAAGGGGAAGAGGCATGAGCCACTACGACATCATCCAGACTCCCGTGATCAGCGAGAAAGCGTACGCTGGCATGGAACGCGGCGTGTACTCCTTCTGGGTCAGCCCGAAGGCCACCAAGACCGAAATCAAGGGCGCCATTCAGAAGGCGTTCGGGGTGACCGTCGTGGGCATCAGCACCATGAACGTCCCCGGCAAGCGCAAGCGCGTCGGCCGTTTCATCGGCCACCGCGCCGACCGCAAGAAGGCCATCGTGCGCCTCGCCGAAGGCCAGACCATCGCCGCCCTTGAGGGCCAGGCCTAAGGAGATTTGACACATGGCCGTCAAGAAATACCGTCCGTACACCCCCAGCCGTCGCCAGATGACGACTGCGGACTTCAGCGGACTGACCAAAAAGCGCCCCGAAAAGGCGCTCACCGAGGCACTTCCCAAATCCGGTGGCCGGAACAACCGCGGCCGCATCACCAGCCGCTTCATCGGCGGTGGCCACAAGCGCCTGTACCGCATCATCGACTTCAAGCGCCGCGACAAGGCCGGCGTGACCGCCAAGGTCGCCGCGATTGAGTACGATCCCAACCGCAGCGCCCGCATCGCCCTGCTGAACTACGCCGACGGCGAGAAACGCTACATCCTGGCCCCGGAAGGCCTCCAGGTGGGCGCCACCGTCAACGCTGGTCCCGAAGCCGAGCCCAAGCTGGGCAACGCCCTGCCGCTGCGCTTCGTGCCCGTCGGTGCCGTCGTGCACAGCGTTGAACTGATCCCCGGCAAGGGTGCCCAGATCGCCCGCAGCGCCGGCACCAGCATTCAGGTTCAGGGCAAGGAAAGCGACTACGTGATCCTGCGCCTGCCCAGCGGCGAACTGCGCCGCATTCACAGCGAGTGCTACGCCACCATCGGCACCGTGGGCAACGCCGAGCACAAGAACATCAACCTCGGTAAGGCCGGCCGTAGCCGCTGGCTCGGGCGCAAGCCCCACCAGCGCGGCAGCGCCATGAACCCCGTGGATCACCCCCACGGCGGTGGTGAAGGCCGTACCGGCGCCGGCCGCGTGCCCGTCAGCCCCTGGGGCCAGCCTTCCAAGGGCCTGAAGACCCGCAAGAAGCGCAAGAACAGCGACCGCTTCATCATCACCCGCCGCGGCGGGAAGTAAGGAGGGTAGGACATGCCCCGTAGCCTCAAGAAAGGCCCGTTCGTGGATGACCACCTCCTGAAGAAGGTGGACGTCCAGAACGAAAAGAAGGACAAGCGCGT from Deinococcus taeanensis carries:
- a CDS encoding 50S ribosomal protein L23 yields the protein MSHYDIIQTPVISEKAYAGMERGVYSFWVSPKATKTEIKGAIQKAFGVTVVGISTMNVPGKRKRVGRFIGHRADRKKAIVRLAEGQTIAALEGQA
- the rplB gene encoding 50S ribosomal protein L2; translation: MAVKKYRPYTPSRRQMTTADFSGLTKKRPEKALTEALPKSGGRNNRGRITSRFIGGGHKRLYRIIDFKRRDKAGVTAKVAAIEYDPNRSARIALLNYADGEKRYILAPEGLQVGATVNAGPEAEPKLGNALPLRFVPVGAVVHSVELIPGKGAQIARSAGTSIQVQGKESDYVILRLPSGELRRIHSECYATIGTVGNAEHKNINLGKAGRSRWLGRKPHQRGSAMNPVDHPHGGGEGRTGAGRVPVSPWGQPSKGLKTRKKRKNSDRFIITRRGGK